From a region of the Suncus etruscus isolate mSunEtr1 chromosome 11, mSunEtr1.pri.cur, whole genome shotgun sequence genome:
- the MAGOHB gene encoding protein mago nashi homolog 2 encodes MSMASDFYLRYYVGHKGKFGHEFLEFEFRPDGKLRYANNSNYKNDVMIRKEAYVHKSVMEELKRIIDDSEITKEDDALWPPPDRVGRQELEIVIGDEHISFTTSKIGSLIDVNQSKDPEGLRVFYYLVQDLKCLVFSLIGLHFKIKPI; translated from the exons ATGTCTATGGCCAGTGATTTCTACCTGCGCTACTACGTGGGACACAAGGGCAAGTTTGGACACGAGTTTTTGGAGTTCGAGTTCCGGCCCGATG GAAAGCTTAGATATGCCAACAACAGCAATTATAAAAATGATGTCATGATCAGAAAAGAG GCTTATGTACACAAAAGTGTAATGGAAGAACTGAAGAGAATTATTGATGACAGTGAAATTACGAAAGAAGATGATGCTCTGTGGCCTCCCCCTGATAGGGTTGGTCGACAG gagCTTGAAATTGTAATTGGGGATGAACATATTTCTTTTACCACATCAAAAATAGGTTCTCTTATTGATGTAAACCAGTCTAA GGATCCTGAAGGCCTTcgagtattttattatttggtacAGGACCTGAAATGTTTAGTTTTTAGTCTTATTGGATTACATTTCAAGATCAAACCTATCTAA